In a genomic window of Sulfurisphaera tokodaii str. 7:
- a CDS encoding GNAT family N-acetyltransferase: protein MVDNQLRKLFLKDPIKFAFEIYDSEIDYEFTEFRTVNEGYLMIYTKFNPPTIILYAENEATVTKLLSLIKEDKFVLFIEPRWKYLLNFSNMRIYPELLMICNSPNVFRREDVRRLTVEDSDKIIEFYGKDRGNLIVQMLRNNKTTVYGLFLGNRLVSAAYTWIETRDVGIIGGVLTREEFRNRGFASSVVSQLTEDIVKRGKIASLYVREDNTPAIHVYKKIGFIEYWKRLWVSVNTDTRPL from the coding sequence ATGGTAGATAATCAACTAAGGAAGTTGTTCTTAAAGGACCCAATAAAATTTGCTTTTGAGATTTACGATTCGGAAATTGATTATGAATTTACGGAGTTTAGAACGGTAAATGAAGGTTATTTAATGATTTACACAAAGTTTAACCCTCCTACGATAATACTTTATGCAGAAAATGAAGCTACAGTGACTAAATTACTTTCATTAATAAAAGAGGATAAATTCGTATTATTCATAGAACCCAGGTGGAAATATCTGCTAAACTTCTCTAACATGAGGATATATCCAGAACTCTTGATGATTTGTAATTCTCCCAATGTGTTTAGAAGAGAAGATGTAAGGAGACTTACAGTTGAAGATTCTGATAAGATAATTGAGTTTTATGGAAAAGATAGAGGAAATCTCATAGTACAAATGTTAAGGAATAATAAAACAACGGTTTACGGTTTATTTCTGGGTAACAGATTGGTCTCAGCCGCTTACACCTGGATTGAAACTAGGGACGTAGGCATTATAGGAGGAGTTTTAACCAGAGAAGAGTTTAGGAATAGAGGCTTTGCATCTTCAGTAGTATCTCAACTTACTGAAGATATAGTTAAAAGAGGTAAGATTGCATCCCTCTACGTTAGGGAGGATAATACTCCAGCAATCCATGTTTATAAAAAGATTGGATTTATCGAATATTGGAAAAGGTTATGGGTATCTGTAAATACTGACACTAGACCACTATAA
- a CDS encoding PaREP1 family protein encodes MESQLPKFIREPEKYSRLRLLESLQELYLSVEMLKAGYSRNSASKLFLSWKALLSSLVVANFNKIVEKKKKEGKEDDVKWYLRIGYSAPTTGLMGISRDLEDLGFKGLVTLTTAMLGIHRYAYNGLDEDISPFHSRNDAIISIKELVRAEVEIISSMKLGDEERELLEKIKKKLNEI; translated from the coding sequence ATGGAGTCACAGTTACCTAAATTTATCAGAGAGCCAGAGAAGTATTCTAGGTTAAGGTTACTTGAATCCTTGCAAGAGCTCTATTTAAGTGTTGAGATGCTTAAGGCTGGTTATAGTAGGAATTCTGCGAGTAAGCTCTTTCTTTCATGGAAGGCTCTTTTAAGCTCACTCGTTGTTGCAAATTTTAACAAAATTGTGGAAAAGAAGAAGAAGGAGGGGAAGGAAGATGATGTTAAATGGTATTTAAGGATAGGATATTCTGCACCTACTACTGGTTTAATGGGAATTTCTAGAGATCTTGAAGACCTTGGGTTTAAGGGGTTAGTTACTTTAACAACTGCAATGCTAGGAATTCATAGGTATGCATATAATGGTTTAGATGAGGATATAAGCCCCTTTCATAGTCGAAATGATGCGATAATATCAATAAAGGAGTTAGTGAGGGCTGAAGTTGAAATAATAAGTTCAATGAAATTAGGAGATGAAGAAAGAGAACTTTTAGAGAAGATAAAGAAAAAATTAAATGAAATTTGA
- a CDS encoding thermopsin, which produces MEKLLVIFLLISLLTCTTPLYTTHQIGTASIPVVGKYFRNVTNNYGYVNINAFYSSEPAPMGIADYGIGPNGPYVLTTTQFLGYINIIDLSAQTFNGTQLVNNCVSFQLNAVLTYNHNGITYSLWVQNIVRFDTANNEVAFLDNIWNYTQIYANASGLSGNGQIGIVYYGSHAVEYYYDWANNYPGSFVTVTLPTTILVLVNVSVNSLGQPVINFWYNDGYGWVKYDTVVVTNVEGASNVKFMINGNEYTGWGTFYDAELVLGGAYGGLNAYVYSANIYMNLEYWNGHNFQTVENAYNFGSDTAETVQNVVVTYTDMPFNGTLVSHITTGTGSLGVLWEQNNILNLTVDTGISSGYILVYNMTYTYSPSYTQFKIPFNGGEAILALEPTNYAILVYNSNGQLIGEANVLRTVGSYTTDVTQFNIIVSNTSIRLHPNSSALIDITINAYGDVKINILTPTGVTYNIENPIYVNGQGTDILTIYASQIPPGTYPIIINASLFPGFYKIVNITLTIIPRYYFVIFEYNVIGQPLPQSPQITLEFPNQTITTIYLTPITSLKLPAGTIYTIQQIIYGNNGIRWATDNQTEGVINSTLTIFFVYYEQLMVNFEYKVQGGVGYSPPQVTYYYFGLPQTITAPNTVWVDYDSTYVYSQTLPSSSSQERWIAYSYSGTVTVPSTITIYYYNQYHITVLSPIPVHAIINGTNTTLTTGWYDEGTTVEVLNITYYPTSDERCVIVSISPSSSFTVNSSINVIISTVKQFPVIVSSPIPVYAVINGTNTTLTTGWYNVGSVIRVENITYYPNPFTRYVITNITPKEVTVESPLTIKVSTLEQFYLKLSSPIPVHAIINGTNTTLTTGWYNKGIKIEILNITYYPSSESRYVITQISPSAMLILNKPYNVTIYAVLQFYVSVSSKIPVKALINGTETILNSSWINEGTKIDIINYTYYINNEERCVITNISPKSVTVENPTNITIKTVKQFLVTVNGASNWYNKETRITLNASVPFYLVGEYIGTYNVSPRTVITVNGPIYEKLVETPNYPVLITIAVVIAAAVAIAVVLMKKR; this is translated from the coding sequence ATGGAGAAACTTCTTGTAATCTTTTTGCTCATTTCACTATTGACTTGTACAACACCTCTGTATACAACACATCAAATAGGAACTGCCTCAATACCAGTTGTTGGTAAATACTTTAGGAACGTCACTAATAACTATGGCTATGTAAATATAAATGCATTTTATTCGTCAGAACCAGCACCCATGGGAATAGCTGATTACGGTATAGGTCCGAACGGTCCGTATGTGCTAACTACTACACAGTTCTTAGGTTATATTAACATTATAGATTTGTCAGCACAAACATTTAACGGTACTCAATTAGTTAATAACTGTGTCAGCTTCCAGCTTAATGCTGTCCTCACTTATAATCACAATGGAATAACTTATTCCCTGTGGGTTCAGAATATAGTGAGGTTTGATACAGCAAATAACGAAGTTGCATTTTTAGATAACATATGGAATTATACGCAAATATATGCTAACGCCAGCGGTCTATCGGGTAACGGACAAATAGGTATTGTTTATTATGGTTCTCATGCAGTTGAGTATTATTACGATTGGGCTAATAATTATCCAGGAAGTTTTGTAACAGTAACACTCCCTACTACGATTTTAGTGTTAGTAAATGTATCAGTAAATAGTTTAGGCCAACCGGTGATCAACTTCTGGTATAATGATGGTTATGGCTGGGTGAAATATGATACTGTAGTAGTTACAAACGTTGAAGGTGCAAGTAATGTAAAATTCATGATTAATGGTAACGAATATACCGGATGGGGAACATTTTACGATGCAGAACTGGTTTTAGGAGGAGCATATGGAGGACTTAACGCCTATGTTTACTCAGCAAATATATACATGAATCTTGAATACTGGAATGGTCATAACTTTCAAACTGTAGAAAACGCATATAATTTCGGATCAGATACTGCAGAGACTGTTCAAAACGTAGTAGTAACTTATACAGACATGCCATTTAACGGTACACTGGTAAGTCATATAACTACTGGTACCGGAAGTCTCGGAGTACTGTGGGAACAGAACAACATATTAAACTTGACTGTAGACACCGGGATAAGTAGTGGTTACATTTTAGTCTATAATATGACTTATACCTATTCACCATCATATACGCAGTTCAAAATTCCATTTAATGGTGGTGAGGCAATTTTAGCTTTAGAACCAACAAACTATGCAATTCTAGTATACAATTCTAATGGTCAGCTTATTGGAGAAGCAAACGTTTTGAGGACAGTTGGGAGTTATACTACTGATGTTACACAGTTCAACATTATCGTATCGAATACTTCAATACGCTTACATCCCAATTCCTCTGCCTTAATAGATATTACAATAAATGCGTACGGTGATGTAAAAATTAACATCCTTACTCCCACTGGTGTAACGTATAATATTGAAAATCCAATATATGTTAATGGCCAGGGGACAGATATATTAACAATATATGCTAGTCAAATACCACCGGGCACTTACCCAATTATAATTAATGCCTCACTGTTTCCAGGTTTTTATAAGATTGTAAATATTACACTGACTATTATTCCAAGATATTATTTTGTAATTTTTGAGTATAACGTAATAGGTCAACCTTTACCTCAATCTCCTCAAATAACCTTAGAATTCCCCAATCAGACAATAACAACAATATACCTTACTCCTATAACTTCCCTTAAATTACCCGCGGGGACTATTTACACAATCCAGCAGATAATTTACGGTAATAATGGAATTAGATGGGCTACAGATAATCAAACTGAAGGTGTAATAAACAGTACGTTAACAATATTCTTTGTTTACTACGAACAACTAATGGTTAATTTTGAGTATAAAGTACAAGGTGGAGTTGGTTACAGCCCTCCACAAGTTACATATTATTACTTCGGATTACCGCAAACAATTACTGCACCAAATACTGTTTGGGTAGATTATGACTCCACTTACGTATATTCTCAAACTCTCCCAAGTTCTAGTTCACAAGAACGATGGATAGCCTACTCTTATTCTGGTACAGTGACAGTACCCTCTACAATTACCATTTATTATTATAACCAATACCATATCACAGTATTATCACCTATTCCAGTTCATGCTATAATCAACGGAACAAATACTACATTAACAACAGGATGGTATGATGAGGGAACTACAGTCGAAGTGCTCAATATAACATATTATCCGACCTCTGATGAGAGATGCGTAATAGTGTCAATATCACCCTCATCTTCCTTTACGGTAAACTCATCAATAAATGTCATAATTTCAACAGTTAAACAATTCCCAGTTATAGTTTCATCACCTATCCCAGTCTATGCTGTAATTAATGGAACAAATACTACATTAACAACAGGGTGGTATAATGTTGGTTCGGTTATACGTGTAGAAAACATCACTTATTATCCCAACCCATTTACCAGATATGTAATTACGAACATTACACCTAAAGAAGTGACAGTAGAAAGCCCGTTAACTATAAAAGTCTCGACATTAGAACAGTTCTACTTAAAGCTATCATCTCCTATTCCAGTTCATGCTATAATCAACGGAACAAATACTACATTAACAACAGGATGGTATAACAAGGGGATAAAAATAGAGATTCTAAATATCACTTACTATCCCTCGTCAGAGTCAAGATACGTAATTACTCAAATATCACCTTCAGCAATGCTTATATTAAATAAACCTTATAACGTTACAATATATGCGGTATTACAGTTCTATGTATCAGTCTCATCCAAAATTCCGGTTAAGGCTTTGATTAATGGGACTGAGACTATCCTCAACTCCTCATGGATAAATGAAGGAACTAAAATAGATATAATAAACTATACTTACTATATTAACAATGAGGAAAGATGTGTAATAACAAATATATCACCTAAGTCAGTGACCGTTGAAAATCCAACAAATATTACAATAAAGACAGTTAAGCAATTCCTAGTTACAGTTAACGGAGCGTCAAATTGGTACAATAAAGAAACGAGAATCACTCTTAACGCATCAGTTCCGTTCTATCTCGTGGGTGAATACATAGGGACATATAATGTCTCACCAAGAACAGTAATAACTGTTAACGGTCCGATATATGAGAAATTAGTAGAAACTCCTAACTATCCGGTCTTAATTACCATAGCTGTTGTAATAGCCGCTGCTGTAGCAATTGCAGTAGTTTTGATGAAAAAACGTTAG
- a CDS encoding DUF973 family protein: MDRKEKIGLILLVLANLFQIIGQFYGSLYVSVIYGYEGFGGVLYPSLLTAKQIFSTVDISLIPLFISAYLLIAGFVYTRQANIDVDIGVIGGVILLAIFLLLVIVAPLRIIVSPFTVRLGPLTISNNSGTYLNLISAMFTAYAIGVVLIGIDYFRLGKRYKSTLIKTGGIITGLAILEPLSPIFLSLAGIINILGLTLKILRH, encoded by the coding sequence GTGGATAGGAAAGAGAAGATTGGTTTAATACTTCTAGTCCTTGCTAACCTATTTCAAATTATAGGACAGTTTTATGGTTCACTTTATGTGAGTGTTATTTACGGCTATGAAGGGTTTGGCGGTGTTCTTTACCCGTCGTTGCTAACAGCCAAGCAAATATTCTCAACAGTAGATATATCACTCATCCCCCTTTTCATCTCCGCATATCTCCTTATAGCCGGTTTTGTTTATACCAGACAAGCTAATATAGATGTAGATATAGGGGTTATTGGAGGAGTAATCTTACTTGCGATCTTCCTCCTCCTCGTTATTGTAGCCCCCTTGAGAATAATAGTATCTCCTTTTACCGTCAGACTAGGGCCATTAACCATTAGTAATAACTCCGGGACATACCTAAACTTAATATCGGCAATGTTTACAGCCTATGCAATTGGTGTAGTTCTCATTGGTATAGATTACTTCAGACTTGGTAAAAGATATAAAAGTACGTTAATAAAAACCGGTGGAATTATAACGGGCTTAGCGATTTTAGAACCACTAAGCCCTATCTTCTTGTCCCTAGCAGGTATAATTAATATTTTAGGGCTAACCCTAAAGATATTAAGACACTAA
- a CDS encoding MFS transporter yields MEPERFTSNTTKAIVSQFVGFLLDSYDLTMILSIAPILAKVLLPPESALLATFNIILSYSLTIIFRPLGSAIFGNLGDRIGRRADLIITVLGLGLASALTSALPTYAQVGILSFILFVLVRIIVGIFAGGEYAAGHPFAMEWTPYKWRGLVSGIVQGGFSFGAGLAALVEAAFIGIYGVSGVESFAWRYVFLTALAPAVIALAVRLTMSETPVFEDVKKKNLIRKTPFLDLFRKPYRRDFFQVMLYMTGMFFFAYSLFAFVPAILEDKPSVFSIGTAEQVYYYGTYAAFAGAVIFGALSQYIGRRRLTIMWAIATFIISIPVYYLLFHSASIGNYVFASIASIIIGIITQGPWGIIPIYLSERFKASMRSSGVGFGYSSGIFIGGWFSVYVPLMHNYLFKAIDTPTNIWFSTAVLLMIGAVLVGIGQYLGPETLGTKLVEEVQKV; encoded by the coding sequence ATGGAGCCTGAGAGATTTACCTCAAACACCACAAAGGCAATAGTGTCACAATTCGTAGGATTTCTACTAGATTCTTACGATTTAACAATGATATTAAGTATAGCACCCATATTGGCTAAAGTTTTATTACCTCCGGAATCAGCATTATTAGCTACATTCAATATAATACTTTCCTATTCTCTCACTATAATATTTAGGCCTTTAGGTTCTGCAATTTTTGGTAACTTAGGAGATAGGATAGGTAGGAGGGCTGATCTAATAATTACGGTTTTAGGTTTAGGGTTGGCAAGTGCTTTAACTTCTGCATTACCAACTTATGCACAAGTAGGTATATTATCGTTCATTCTCTTTGTTTTAGTTAGAATAATAGTAGGAATATTTGCTGGTGGCGAATATGCTGCTGGGCATCCTTTTGCTATGGAGTGGACTCCATATAAATGGAGGGGATTGGTGAGCGGGATTGTTCAAGGAGGATTTTCATTTGGTGCTGGGTTAGCAGCGTTAGTGGAAGCTGCTTTTATTGGAATTTACGGTGTTAGTGGTGTTGAAAGTTTCGCCTGGAGGTATGTATTCCTAACTGCTTTAGCACCAGCTGTAATAGCATTAGCTGTTAGATTAACCATGAGTGAAACCCCGGTTTTTGAAGATGTTAAAAAGAAGAATCTAATTAGGAAAACACCGTTTTTAGATCTGTTCAGAAAACCTTATAGGAGGGATTTCTTCCAAGTCATGTTATACATGACTGGTATGTTTTTCTTTGCGTATTCTCTATTTGCATTTGTTCCAGCAATTTTAGAAGATAAGCCTTCAGTGTTTTCTATTGGAACCGCGGAACAGGTGTATTATTATGGTACTTATGCCGCTTTTGCTGGTGCAGTAATATTTGGTGCGTTATCGCAATATATAGGGAGGAGAAGACTTACTATTATGTGGGCAATAGCCACTTTCATAATATCAATTCCAGTTTATTACTTGCTGTTTCATTCCGCCTCAATAGGGAACTACGTATTTGCTAGTATTGCTTCAATTATTATAGGGATAATAACTCAAGGACCTTGGGGTATTATACCAATTTACCTTTCAGAAAGATTTAAGGCTTCTATGAGGTCTTCTGGTGTGGGATTCGGTTATTCTTCTGGTATATTCATAGGAGGATGGTTCAGCGTATATGTACCTTTAATGCATAACTATTTGTTTAAGGCGATAGATACACCAACTAATATTTGGTTCTCTACTGCTGTATTATTAATGATAGGAGCAGTTCTTGTAGGAATAGGCCAGTATTTAGGGCCTGAAACTCTAGGGACTAAATTAGTAGAAGAGGTACAAAAGGTCTAA
- a CDS encoding HEPN domain-containing protein translates to MSFLLENAKNFFHDANRDFEEGIWNLSVFRSEQALQLCVKYKLYTYLGDYTKTHNLKELLEALKRFENVNVDSLMVDFLTQSYMSKRYLPYVFSKETAEKVLKFVENLMKMLKCL, encoded by the coding sequence ATGAGCTTTCTCTTAGAGAACGCAAAAAACTTCTTTCATGACGCGAATAGGGACTTTGAGGAGGGAATTTGGAACTTATCGGTATTCCGTTCCGAACAAGCACTTCAGCTCTGTGTTAAGTATAAGTTGTACACTTATCTTGGTGATTACACTAAAACTCATAATCTAAAGGAGCTTTTGGAAGCCTTAAAGAGGTTTGAGAACGTAAACGTTGATTCGCTAATGGTTGATTTTTTAACGCAGTCCTACATGTCTAAACGCTATTTACCATACGTATTTTCGAAGGAGACAGCTGAAAAGGTTTTAAAGTTTGTTGAGAATCTTATGAAGATGTTGAAATGTCTCTGA
- a CDS encoding HAD family hydrolase produces the protein MKYKAVLVDFGNTLVGFKPVFYEKVYQVLKDNGYDLDLRKVFRAYAKAMGMINYPDEDGLEHVDPKDFLYILGIYPSERLVKELKEADIRDGEAFLYDDTLEFLEGLKSNGYKLALVSNASPRVKTLLEKFDLKKYFDALALSYEIKAVKPNPKIFGFALAKVGYPAVHVGDIYELDYIGAKRSYVDPILLDRYDFYPDVRDRVKNLREALQKIEEMNKE, from the coding sequence ATGAAGTATAAGGCTGTTCTGGTGGATTTCGGAAATACTCTGGTTGGTTTTAAACCAGTGTTTTATGAGAAGGTTTATCAAGTTTTGAAGGACAACGGATATGATTTAGATCTCAGAAAGGTATTTAGAGCTTACGCTAAGGCTATGGGGATGATAAATTACCCGGATGAGGACGGACTTGAGCATGTAGACCCTAAAGATTTCCTTTATATTTTAGGCATATATCCCAGTGAACGCCTAGTTAAGGAGTTAAAAGAGGCTGATATAAGAGATGGTGAGGCTTTCCTTTACGACGATACGTTAGAATTCCTTGAAGGATTAAAGAGCAATGGTTATAAATTAGCACTCGTAAGTAACGCCTCTCCTAGGGTTAAGACGCTTTTAGAGAAATTTGACCTCAAGAAGTATTTTGATGCTCTAGCTTTGTCTTATGAGATTAAAGCCGTAAAACCTAATCCTAAGATATTCGGTTTTGCCTTAGCAAAGGTAGGGTATCCAGCTGTTCATGTTGGCGATATTTATGAGTTGGATTATATTGGAGCTAAAAGGAGTTATGTAGATCCTATACTGTTAGATAGATATGACTTTTATCCCGATGTAAGGGATAGAGTTAAAAATTTAAGGGAGGCATTACAGAAGATTGAAGAGATGAACAAGGAGTAG